A single Equus quagga isolate Etosha38 unplaced genomic scaffold, UCLA_HA_Equagga_1.0 HiC_scaffold_1539_RagTag, whole genome shotgun sequence DNA region contains:
- the LOC124231993 gene encoding olfactory receptor 2AP1-like: MTTEMGNGTMVQEFTLEGFPAVQHLGKVLFMVHLLAYLASLTGNVVIVIITCADSLLQTPMYFFLSIFSFTECCVTSSVIPKLLVIFLLGPQTISFPACFIQAFVFLFLGAAGFFLMAVMSVDRYVAICKPLHYPTIMNLRTGLLLVTACFSLGLTLITGLVVKVSQLSFCGPHVIPHFFCDLGPLIHLSCSDTTSVETLTFVLALCILLTSLIITIIAYSNIVVTIICLPSAKERRKAFSTCSSHLIVLSLMYGSYVFIYVKPKQTNRLESNRGAALVTTVVTPLLNPVIYTLRNKQVHQSLREMMCRIKISK, encoded by the coding sequence ATGACCACAGAAATGGGGAATGGGACAATGGTCCAAGAATTCACCTTGGAGGGGTTTCCTGCTGTCCAGCACCTGGGAAAGGTCCTCTTCATGGTGCACCTGCTGGCGTACCTGGCTTCCCTCACAGGCAATGTGGTCATAGTCATCATCACCTGTGCGGACTCCCTGCTCCAGACAcctatgtactttttcctcagcaTCTTCTCATTCACTGAGTGTTGTGTCACAAGTTCTGTTATTCCTAAGTTGCTGGTCATCTTTCTTTTAGGCCCGCAAACGATTTCCTTTCCTGCCTGTTTCATACAagcttttgtcttcttatttctgGGAGCAGCAGGTTTCTTCCTCATGGCAGTGATGTCTGTGGATCGGTACGTGGCCATTTGCAAGCCTCTGCATTACCCGACCATCATGAACCTGAGGACTGGCCTCCTCCTGGTCACTGCCTGCTTTTCTTTGGGCTTGACCCTCATCACTGGTCTGGTGGTGAAGGTTTCCCAGTTATCCTTCTGTGGTCCCCATGTCATCCctcacttcttctgtgaccttGGCCCCCTGATCCATCTCTCCTGTTCTGACACCACATCTGTTGAAACCTTGACTTTTGTCCTCGCTTTGTGTATCCTTTTGACATCCCTCATCATAACCATCATTGCATACAGCAACATAGTAGTCACCATCATCTGCCTCCCATCAGCCAAGGAGCGACGGAAGgctttctccacctgctcctctcaCCTCATTGTTCTCTCTCTGATGTATGGCAGCTATGTCTTTATATATGTgaaaccaaagcaaacaaacaggcTGGAATCCAACAGGGGAGCTGCCCTTGTGACCACAGTGGTGACTCCGCTGCTGAACCCTGTCATCTACACTCTGCGGAACAAGCAGGTCCACCAGTCTCTGAGAGAGATGATGTGCAgaatcaaaatatcaaaataa